Proteins encoded together in one Myxococcus stipitatus window:
- a CDS encoding YqiA/YcfP family alpha/beta fold hydrolase, which yields MSTLPPVPRPVGPRWLYLHGFASGPDSTKGVAVARHFEGRGLRVERLNLRVPTMEQLRLSAMLETTRAALGGPEDRAVLFGSSLGGLTAARLAAEDARVCALVLLAPAFHVVSQLRRRMGEAGWSHWRTSGFIETDDFAEKRKVRIHSGFIDDAEAVDARTGGWPDVRVPTLLIHGRADDTCDIRYSRQWAEGRRHVRMVEVEDGHELTASLPRILEESEAFLRPWGA from the coding sequence ATGAGCACCCTGCCTCCCGTTCCCCGGCCTGTGGGCCCACGTTGGTTGTATCTGCACGGTTTCGCCTCGGGGCCAGACTCGACGAAGGGCGTGGCGGTGGCGCGGCACTTCGAGGGGCGGGGTCTGCGGGTCGAGCGGCTCAACCTGCGGGTGCCGACGATGGAGCAGCTGCGGTTGAGCGCGATGTTGGAGACGACGCGGGCGGCGTTGGGAGGGCCGGAGGACCGGGCGGTGTTGTTCGGTTCGAGCCTGGGAGGGCTGACGGCGGCGAGGCTCGCGGCGGAGGACGCGCGGGTGTGCGCGTTGGTGCTGCTCGCGCCGGCGTTCCACGTGGTGAGCCAGCTGCGTCGCCGCATGGGTGAGGCGGGGTGGAGTCACTGGCGGACGTCGGGGTTCATCGAAACGGACGACTTCGCGGAGAAGCGCAAGGTGCGCATCCACTCGGGGTTCATCGACGACGCGGAGGCGGTGGACGCGAGGACGGGAGGCTGGCCCGACGTGCGCGTGCCGACGCTGCTCATCCATGGGCGCGCGGATGACACCTGTGACATCCGCTATTCGAGGCAGTGGGCGGAGGGACGGCGGCATGTGCGGATGGTGGAGGTGGAGGACGGGCATGAGCTGACCGCGTCCCTGCCGCGCATCCTCGAGGAGTCGGAGGCGTTCCTGCGGCCCTGGGG